In the Apteryx mantelli isolate bAptMan1 chromosome 13, bAptMan1.hap1, whole genome shotgun sequence genome, one interval contains:
- the PLS3 gene encoding plastin-3, with the protein MANTTQISKDELEELKEAFAKVDLNSNGFICDYELHELFKEANLPLPGYKVREIIQKLMIDSDKNKDGKISFEEFVYIFQEVKSSDIAKTFRKAINRKEGICAIGGTSELSSEGTQHSYSEEEKYAFVNWINKALENDPDCRHVIPMNPNTDDLFKAVGDGIVLCKMINLSVPDTIDERAINKKKLTPFIIQENLNLALNSASAIGCHVVNIGAEDLREGKPHLVLGLLWQIIKIGLFADIELSRNEALAALLRDGENLEDLMKLSPEELLLRWANFHLENAGWHKINNFSSDIKDSRAYFHLLNQIAPKGQKEGEPQIDINMSGFNEKDDLRRAEYMLQQADRLGCRQFVTPADVVSGNPKLNLAFVANLFNKYPALTKPENQDIDWTLLEGETREERTFRNWMNSLGVNPHVNHLYGDLQDALVILQLYEKIKVPVDWNKVNKPPYPKLGANMKKLENCNYAVDLGKHPAKFSLVGIGGQDLNDGNQTLTLALVWQLMRRYTLNVLEDLGDGQKANDDIIVSWVNRTLKEAGKSTSIQNFKDKTISTSLAVVDLIDAIQPGCINYDLVKTGHLSEDDKQNNAKYAVSMARRIGARVYALPEDLVEVKPKMVMTVFACLMGRGMKRV; encoded by the exons ATGGCCAACACCACCCAAATCTCCAAGGATGAGCTGGAGGAGCTCAAGGAGGCCTTTGCCAAAGTTG acCTCAACAGCAATGGGTTCATCTGCGACTACGAGTTGCACGAGCTCTTCAAGGAAGCCAACCTGCCTCTCCCTGGGTACAAAGTGAGAGAGATCATCCAGAAGCTCATGATCGACAGTGACAAGAATAAAGACGGGAAGATTAGCTTTGAAGAGTTTGTCTAT ATTTTTCAAGAGGTGAAAAGCAGTGATATCGCtaaaactttcagaaaagcaATTAACCGGAAGGAAGGCATCTGTGCAATTGGTGGCACGTCGGAGCTCTCCAGCGAAGGAACGCAGCACTCGTATTCAG aggaagaaaaatacGCCTTTGTAAACTGGATAAACAAAGCCCTGGAAAATGATCCCGACTGCAGGCACGTTATTCCAATGAACCCCAATACAGATGACCTGTTCAAAGCCGTGGGAGATGGGATCGTGCTGTG CAAAATGATTAATCTTTCCGTTCCGGACACGATTGATGAAAGAGCAATTAACAAGAAGAAACTCACGCCGTTCATAATTCAG GAGAACCTGAACCTGGCGCTGAACTCTGCCTCCGCCATCGGCTGCCATGTCGTCAACATCGGCGCCGAGGACTTGCGGGAAGGGAAACCCCACCTGGTGCTAGGGCTGCTCTGGCAGATCATTAAGATCGGCTTGTTTGCTGACATCGAACTCAGCAGGAATGAAG CACTGGCTGCCTTACTTCGTGATGGTGAAAATCTGGAGGACCTTATGAAACTGTCCCCAGAAGAGCTGCTCCTAAGATGGGCAAACTTCCACTTGGAAAACGCGGGCTGGCACAAAATCAATAACTTCAGTTCGGATATCAAG gACTCTAGAGCTTATTTCCACCTTCTCAATCAAATTGCACCAAAAGGGCAGAAAGAAGGAGAGCCTCAGATCGACATTAACATGTCGGGTTTCAAC GAGAAGGACGACTTGCGGAGAGCGGAGTACATGCTGCAGCAGGCCGACCGGCTGGGCTGCCGGCAGTTCGTCACGCCCGCCGACGTGGTCAGCGGCAACCCCAAGCTGAACCTGGCCTTCGTCGCGAACCTGTTCAACAAGTACCCGGCACTGACCAAGCCTGAAAACCAGGACATCGACTGGACTCTGCTGGAAG GAGAGACGCGGGAAGAACGAACCTTCCGCAACTGGATGAACTCCCTTGGTGTGAACCCCCACGTAAATCACCTCTACGG TGATCTGCAAGATGCACTTGTAATACTACAATTATATGAAAAGATCAAAGTTCCTGTTGACTGGAATAAAGTCAACAAGCCTCCGTATCCTAAGCTTGGTGCAAATATGAAAAAG CTAGAAAACTGCAACTATGCCGTAGATTTGGGAAAACATCCAGCTAAATTCTCCCTGGTTGGCATCGGAGGACAGGATCTGAATGACGGAAACCAAACATTGACGCTAGCCTTAGTCTGGCAGTTGATGAGGAG GTACACACTGAACGTCCTTGAGGACCTCGGTGATGGTCAAAAAGCGAACGATGACATTATAGTCAGCTGGGTAAACAGGACCCTGAAAGAAGCCGGCAAGTCCACCTCCATCCAGAACTTCAAG GACAAGACTATCAGCACGAGCTTGGCGGTTGTGGATTTAATTGATGCTATACAGCCTGGTTGTATCAACTATGACCTTGTAAAGACTGGTCATCTATCAGAAGATGACAAACAAAATAATGCTAA GTATGCTGTGTCCATGGCAAGAAGAATTGGTGCCAGAGTTTATGCCCTTCCAGAAGATCTCGTGGAGGTGAAACCGAAGATGGTCATGACCGTGTTTGCCTGCTTGATGGGCAGAGGAATGAAGCGAGTATAA
- the AGTR2 gene encoding type-2 angiotensin II receptor has translation MQSNYSLVITTRETLQVPYMALINTSAALRAPPPCPLTSSGYQFSLIPALFSVVFILGLVGNSVVVVVLCRQSGPKTVANIYIFNLAMADLLCLVTLPFWATYYAHGYNWLFGSLMCKISSSVLCLNMFASTFFITCMSLDRYNAIVHPIRSQRRTLQQAYVIALVVWSLACFSSLPTFYFRDTHYVKSLGVNACIMAFPHENYAKWSAGTAFLKNVLGFFIPLMVITTCYIRIRRHLLKAQEFGKNKQKRDKVLKLVAAVVVAFLICWLPFHILTFLDALAHMNIINDCAMTGFIDMVLPFGICLAFTNSCINPLLYCFIGNQFQEKLHRLFKRRVYQFNSHRESSSLRKGSCFRDAEALGGSGEGPEPV, from the coding sequence ATGCAGAGCAACTACTCCCTGGTCATCACCACCAGAGAGACTCTCCAGGTCCCCTACATGGCGCTGATCAACACGTCGGCTGCCCTGCGTGCGCCACCTCCCTGCCCACTTACCTCTTCTGGCTATCAATTTTCATTAATTCCGGCGCTCTTCTCCGTAGTTTTCATTCTGGGGTTGGTTGGCAAcagcgtggtggtggtggtactCTGTCGTCAAAGCGGCCCCAAAACAGTGGCTAATATCTACATTTTCAACCTGGCCATGGCGGATTTGCTGTGCCTTGTCACCCTCCCCTTCTGGGCTACCTATTACGCACACGGATACAACTGGCTTTTTGGATCTCTCATGTGCAAAATCTCCAGCTCGGTCCTGTGCCTGAACATGTTTGCAAGTACATTTTTCATCACCTGCATGAGTCTGGACCGGTACAATGCTATTGTCCACCCTATTCGCTCTCAAAGGAGAACTCTGCAGCAGGCATATGTTATAGCACTGGTTGTGTGGAGCCTGGcctgtttctcctctctcccaaCTTTTTATTTCCGTGACACACACTACGTTAAAAGCTTGGGGGTAAATGCTTGTATTATGGCCTTTCCTCACGAGAATTATGCAAAATGGTCTGCGGGAACAGCCTTCCTGAAAAACGTGCTTGGTTTCTTCATCCCCTTGATGGTGATCACCACATGTTACATCCGCATCAGGAGGCACTTGCTAAAAGCACAGGAGTTtgggaaaaacaagcagaaaagggACAAAGTCTTAAAGCTGGTGGCTGCTGTTGTTGTGGCCTTCTTGATTTGCTGGCTCCCCTTCCACATTTTAACGTTTTTGGATGCTCTGGCTCATATGAACATCATTAATGACTGTGCCATGACAGGCTTCATCGACATGGTGCTGCCCTTCGGCATCTGCCTGGCATttaccaacagctgcatcaacccTTTACTGTACTGCTTTATCGGGAACCAGTTCCAGGAGAAGCTCCATCGCTTGTTCAAACGCCGGGTTTATCAGTTCAACAGCCATCGAGAGAGCTCCTCTTTGCGAAAAGGGAGCTGCTTCAGAGATGCTGAGGCCCTGGGGGGCAGCGGAGAGGGGCCTGAGCCTGTGTAG